The Cynocephalus volans isolate mCynVol1 chromosome 2, mCynVol1.pri, whole genome shotgun sequence genome window below encodes:
- the ZDHHC8 gene encoding palmitoyltransferase ZDHHC8 isoform X1 → MPRSPGTRLKPAKYIPVATAAALLVGSSTLFFVFTCPWLTRAVSPAVPVYNGIIFLFVLANFSMATFMDPGVFPRADEDEDKEDDFRAPLYKNVDVRGIQVRMKWCATCHFYRPPRCSHCSVCDNCVEDFDHHCPWVNNCIGRRNYRYFFLFLLSLSAHMVGVVAFGLVYVLNHAEGLGAAHTAITMAVMCVAGLFFIPVIGLTGFHVVLVTRGRTTNEQVTGKFRGGVNPFTRGCYGNVEHVLCSPLAPRYVVEPPRLPLAVSVKPPFLRPELLERAAPLKVKLSDNGLKAGLGHSKSKGSLDRLDEKPLDLGPPLPPKIEAGTFSSDLQTPRPSSAESALSVQRASPPTPAMYKFRPAFPTGPKVPFCGPSEQLPGPDSLTLGDDSIHSLDFVSEPSLDLPDYGPSGLHTAYPPSPPLSATDAFSGALRSLSLKAASRRGGDHVALQPLRSEGGPPTPHRSIFAPHALPNRNGSLSYDSLLNPGPPSGHACPAHPSVGVAGYHSPYLHPGAAGDPPRPPPRSFSPVLGPRPREPSPVRYDNLSRTIMASIQERKDREERERLLRSQADSLFGDSGVYDAPSSYSLQQASVLSEGPRGPALRYGSRDDLVAGSGFGGARNPALQTSLSSLSSMVSRAPRTSSSSLQTDQANNNAPGPRPGSGSHRSPVRQGLPSPPGTPRSPPYAGPKAVAFIHTDLPEPPPSLAVQRGWINTCSRGWGRRGQPRVPPGLHLCHLGHPEDHPPLRDPWSPTAGAPPRGAMCHLHSAASSLFPSLSGP, encoded by the exons GTGCCCGTGGTTGACGCGAGCTGTGTCCCCAGCTGTTCCCGTCTACAATGGCATCATCTTCCTCTTTGTCCTGGCCAATTTCAGCATGGCCACCTTCATGGACCCTGGCGTCTTCCCCCGAG CGGACGAGGACGAGGACAAGGAGGACGACTTCCGGGCCCCACTGTACAAGAACGTGGATGTGCGAGGCATCCAGGTCCGCATGAAGTGGTGCGCCACGTGCCACTTCTACCGCCCACCACGCTGCTCCCACTGCAGTGTCTGCGACAACTGCGTAGAG GACTTTGACCACCACTGCCCCTGGGTCAACAACTGCATCGGGCGTCGCAACTACCGCTACTTCTTCCTGTTTCTGCTGTCGCTCAGTGCGCACATGGTGGGCGTCGTGGCCTTCGGCCTGGTGTACGTGCTGAACCATGCTGAGGGGCTGGGAGCTGCCCACACCGCCATCAC TATGGCTGTCATGTGTGTGGCTGGCCTCTTCTTCATCCCCGTCATTGGCCTCACTGGCTTCCACGTGGTGTTGGTCACTCGGGGGCGTACCACCAATGAGCAG GTGACGGGGAAGTTCCGCGGGGGTGTGAACCCCTTCACCCGAGGCTGCTATGGGAACGTGGAGCACGTGCTATGCAGCCCCCTGGCGCCCCG GTATGTGGTGGAGCCGCCCCGGCTGCCGCTCGCAGTGAGCGTGAAGCCGCCCTTCCTCCGGCCTGAGCTCCTGGAGCGAGCTGCACCACTCAAGGTCAAGCTTAGTGACAACGGGCTGAAAGCTGGCCTGGGCCACAGCAAG TCAAAGGGCAGCCTGGACCGGCTGGATGAGAAGCCACTGGACCTGGGGCCACCACTGCCCCCCAAGATAGAGGCTGGCACATTCAGCAGTGACCTGCAGACCCCTCGCCCAAGTAGTGCTG AGAGTGCCTTGTCGGTGCAGAGGGccagccccccaacacctgccaTGTACAAGTTCCGGCCAGCCTTTCCCACGGGTCCCAAGGTGCCCTTCTGTGGGCCTAGTGAGCAG CTCCCGGGCCCTGACTCCCTGACCCTGGGGGATGACAGCATCCACAGCCTGGACTTTGTTTCCGAGCCCAGCCTGGACCTTCCTGACTACGGGCCCAGCGGCCTGCACACGGCCTACCCGCCATCCCCACCACTCAGCGCCACTGATGCCTTCTCGGGTGCTTTGCGCTCCCTGAGCCTCAAGGCTGCAAGTCGGCGGGGTGGGGACCATGTGGCTCTGCAGCCCCTGCGCTCTGAGGGTGGGCCCCCCACACCCCACCGTAGCATCTTTGCCCCCCACGCGCTGCCCAACCGCAATGGCAGCCTGTCCTATGACAGCTTGCTTAACCCTGGCCCACCCAGTGGCCATGCGTGCCCTGCTCATCCCTCAGTCGGTGTGGCTGGTTACCACTCACCCTACCTGCACCCCGGGGCAGCCGGCGACCCACCTCGGCCCCCGCCCCGCAGCTTCAGCCCTGTGCTGGGCCCCCGGCCTCGGGAGCCCTCTCCCGTGCGCTATGACAACCTGTCCAGGACCATCATGGCCTCCATCCAGGAGCGCAAAGACAGGGAGGAACGTGAGCGGCTGCTACGCTCCCAGGCCGACTCACTCTTTGGGGACTCGGGCGTCTACGATGCGCCCAGCTCCTACAGCCTGCAGCAGGCCAGCGTGCTGTCCGAGGGCCCCCGAGGCCCCGCGCTGCGCTACGGCTCCAGGGATGACCTCGTGGCCGGGTCCGGCTTCGGTGGTGCCCGCAACCCTGCTCTACAAACGTCGCTGTCCTCACTGTCCAGCATGGTGAGCCGGGCACCGCGGAcgtcctcctcctccctgcagaCCGACCAAGCCAACAACAACGCCCCAGGGCCCCGGCCTGGCAGTGGCTCACACAGGTCACCAGTGCGCCAGGGCCTGCCCTCCCCGCCTGGTACTCCCCGTTCACCCCCCTATGCAGGCCCCAAAGCCGTCGCCTTCATCCACACAGACCTCCCGGAACCGCCACCCTCGCTGGCTGTGCAGAG GGGGTGGATCAACACCTGCAGCCGTGGATGGGGCCGGCGTGGCCAGCCCAGGGTGCCCCCAGGCCTGCACCTGTGCCACCTGGGCCACCCCGAGGATCACCCGCCTCTGCGGGACCCCTGGAGTCCGACCGCTGGGGCGCCCCCCCGGGGGGCCATGTGCCACCTGCACTCAGCCGCGTCCAGCCTTTTCCCCAGTCTCTCGGGGCCCTAG
- the CCDC188 gene encoding coiled-coil domain-containing protein 188, with protein MEGPKTLGPCGHSHPQCPPAPASSNHGGCLDQPCQGFVRWPCLVPLTSAHSADTERTFPASGTGGGGPRVGGEAPRIFLSSKEGETTQQRARDPAGQRQGESEAGLGWSWSLHTGQEQVVPRQGGCPSLPLGGGAPASPRAAPPQLQCGPLGSAEQSFLQLEQENHSLKRQNQDLRDQLGALLGPGQQFLPLCPEHSSCTALAWPPEPPNPQPLEERTPLQMLQWELCRGQEAFVQRSQNELQQIRLSFERKKMAITEVWDGVAEVHMALNNQATGLLNLKKDIRGVLDQMEDIQLEILGERAQCRAQARKEQQLACSAKGRSQLGCSEGLKGQLWLLALRLLLGTLLACTAAYVYVVDPAPFEGLVPPLLSRAAVWKLRALLGPFLRLEVDDFLPF; from the exons atggaggggccGAAAACCCTGGGCCCCTGCGGCCACTCCCACCCCCAGTgtcccccagctccagcctcaaGCAACCACGGAGGATGCCTGGATCAGCCCTGCCAGGGATTTGTAAGGTGGCCCTGCTTGGTCCCCCTCACCTCCGCTCACTCAGCCGACACTGAGAGGACTTTCCCAGCCTCGGGGACAGGGGGTGGGGGGCCCAGGGTTGGGGGTGAGGCACCCAGGATCTTCCTCTCGAGCAAAGAGGGAGAGACGACACAACAGAGAGCGAGAGACCCAGCAGGGCAAAGACAAGGAGAGTCGGAGGCGGGGCTGGGGTGGAGCTGGTCTCTGCATACAGGGCAAGAGCAGGTTGTGCCCAGGCAGGGGGGGTGCCCATCCCTGCCACTAGGGGGAGGGGCCCCAGCCTCGCCCAGGGCAGCCCCCCCGCAGCTTCAGTGTGGGCCACTGGGGTCTGCAGAACAGTCCTTTCTTCAGCTGGAGCAGGAGAACCACAGCCTG AAAAGGCAGAACCAGGACCTTCGGGATCAGCTGGGGGCCCTCCTGGGGCCAGGGCAGCAGTTCCTGCCCCTGTGTCCTGAGCACTCGAGCTGCACAGCCCTGGCCTGG CCTCCTGAGCCGCCCAATCCCCAGCCCCTGGAGGAGAGGACACCTCTGCAGATGCTGCAGTGGGAGCTGTGCAGGGGGCAGGAGGCCTTTGTGCAGCGGTcccag AACGAGCTGCAGCAGATCCGACTGTCCTTTGAAAGGAAGAAGATGGCCATCACTGAG GTGTGGGATGGTGTGGCCGAGGTACACATGGCGCTGAACAACCAGGCCACGGGGCTCCTG AACCTCAAGAAGGACATCCGGGGTGTGCTGGATCAGATGGAGGACATCCAGCTGGAGATTCTAGG GGAGCGGGCCCAGTGCCGCGCCCAGGCCAGGAAGGAGCAGCAGCTGGCGTGCTCAGCG AAAGGGCGGTCACAGCTGGGATGTTCCGAGGGCCTCAAAGGCCAGCTCTG GCTGCTGGCCCTGAGGCTGCTGCTGGGCACCCTGCTGGCCTGCACCGCCGCCTACGTGTACGTGGTGGACCCCGCACCCTTCGAGGGGCTGGTGCCGCCCCTGCTGAGCCGCGCCGCCGTCTGGAAGCTCCGGGCCCTGCTCGGCCCCTTCCTGCGCCTCGAGGTGGATGACTTCCTGCCCTTCTAG
- the ZDHHC8 gene encoding palmitoyltransferase ZDHHC8 isoform X2, producing MPRSPGTRLKPAKYIPVATAAALLVGSSTLFFVFTCPWLTRAVSPAVPVYNGIIFLFVLANFSMATFMDPGVFPRADEDEDKEDDFRAPLYKNVDVRGIQVRMKWCATCHFYRPPRCSHCSVCDNCVEDFDHHCPWVNNCIGRRNYRYFFLFLLSLSAHMVGVVAFGLVYVLNHAEGLGAAHTAITMAVMCVAGLFFIPVIGLTGFHVVLVTRGRTTNEQVTGKFRGGVNPFTRGCYGNVEHVLCSPLAPRYVVEPPRLPLAVSVKPPFLRPELLERAAPLKVKLSDNGLKAGLGHSKSKGSLDRLDEKPLDLGPPLPPKIEAGTFSSDLQTPRPSSAESALSVQRASPPTPAMYKFRPAFPTGPKVPFCGPSEQLPGPDSLTLGDDSIHSLDFVSEPSLDLPDYGPSGLHTAYPPSPPLSATDAFSGALRSLSLKAASRRGGDHVALQPLRSEGGPPTPHRSIFAPHALPNRNGSLSYDSLLNPGPPSGHACPAHPSVGVAGYHSPYLHPGAAGDPPRPPPRSFSPVLGPRPREPSPVRYDNLSRTIMASIQERKDREERERLLRSQADSLFGDSGVYDAPSSYSLQQASVLSEGPRGPALRYGSRDDLVAGSGFGGARNPALQTSLSSLSSMVSRAPRTSSSSLQTDQANNNAPGPRPGSGSHRSPVRQGLPSPPGTPRSPPYAGPKAVAFIHTDLPEPPPSLAVQRDHPQLKTPPSKLNGQSPGLARLGPATGPLGPSASPARHTLVKKVSGVGGTTYEISV from the exons GTGCCCGTGGTTGACGCGAGCTGTGTCCCCAGCTGTTCCCGTCTACAATGGCATCATCTTCCTCTTTGTCCTGGCCAATTTCAGCATGGCCACCTTCATGGACCCTGGCGTCTTCCCCCGAG CGGACGAGGACGAGGACAAGGAGGACGACTTCCGGGCCCCACTGTACAAGAACGTGGATGTGCGAGGCATCCAGGTCCGCATGAAGTGGTGCGCCACGTGCCACTTCTACCGCCCACCACGCTGCTCCCACTGCAGTGTCTGCGACAACTGCGTAGAG GACTTTGACCACCACTGCCCCTGGGTCAACAACTGCATCGGGCGTCGCAACTACCGCTACTTCTTCCTGTTTCTGCTGTCGCTCAGTGCGCACATGGTGGGCGTCGTGGCCTTCGGCCTGGTGTACGTGCTGAACCATGCTGAGGGGCTGGGAGCTGCCCACACCGCCATCAC TATGGCTGTCATGTGTGTGGCTGGCCTCTTCTTCATCCCCGTCATTGGCCTCACTGGCTTCCACGTGGTGTTGGTCACTCGGGGGCGTACCACCAATGAGCAG GTGACGGGGAAGTTCCGCGGGGGTGTGAACCCCTTCACCCGAGGCTGCTATGGGAACGTGGAGCACGTGCTATGCAGCCCCCTGGCGCCCCG GTATGTGGTGGAGCCGCCCCGGCTGCCGCTCGCAGTGAGCGTGAAGCCGCCCTTCCTCCGGCCTGAGCTCCTGGAGCGAGCTGCACCACTCAAGGTCAAGCTTAGTGACAACGGGCTGAAAGCTGGCCTGGGCCACAGCAAG TCAAAGGGCAGCCTGGACCGGCTGGATGAGAAGCCACTGGACCTGGGGCCACCACTGCCCCCCAAGATAGAGGCTGGCACATTCAGCAGTGACCTGCAGACCCCTCGCCCAAGTAGTGCTG AGAGTGCCTTGTCGGTGCAGAGGGccagccccccaacacctgccaTGTACAAGTTCCGGCCAGCCTTTCCCACGGGTCCCAAGGTGCCCTTCTGTGGGCCTAGTGAGCAG CTCCCGGGCCCTGACTCCCTGACCCTGGGGGATGACAGCATCCACAGCCTGGACTTTGTTTCCGAGCCCAGCCTGGACCTTCCTGACTACGGGCCCAGCGGCCTGCACACGGCCTACCCGCCATCCCCACCACTCAGCGCCACTGATGCCTTCTCGGGTGCTTTGCGCTCCCTGAGCCTCAAGGCTGCAAGTCGGCGGGGTGGGGACCATGTGGCTCTGCAGCCCCTGCGCTCTGAGGGTGGGCCCCCCACACCCCACCGTAGCATCTTTGCCCCCCACGCGCTGCCCAACCGCAATGGCAGCCTGTCCTATGACAGCTTGCTTAACCCTGGCCCACCCAGTGGCCATGCGTGCCCTGCTCATCCCTCAGTCGGTGTGGCTGGTTACCACTCACCCTACCTGCACCCCGGGGCAGCCGGCGACCCACCTCGGCCCCCGCCCCGCAGCTTCAGCCCTGTGCTGGGCCCCCGGCCTCGGGAGCCCTCTCCCGTGCGCTATGACAACCTGTCCAGGACCATCATGGCCTCCATCCAGGAGCGCAAAGACAGGGAGGAACGTGAGCGGCTGCTACGCTCCCAGGCCGACTCACTCTTTGGGGACTCGGGCGTCTACGATGCGCCCAGCTCCTACAGCCTGCAGCAGGCCAGCGTGCTGTCCGAGGGCCCCCGAGGCCCCGCGCTGCGCTACGGCTCCAGGGATGACCTCGTGGCCGGGTCCGGCTTCGGTGGTGCCCGCAACCCTGCTCTACAAACGTCGCTGTCCTCACTGTCCAGCATGGTGAGCCGGGCACCGCGGAcgtcctcctcctccctgcagaCCGACCAAGCCAACAACAACGCCCCAGGGCCCCGGCCTGGCAGTGGCTCACACAGGTCACCAGTGCGCCAGGGCCTGCCCTCCCCGCCTGGTACTCCCCGTTCACCCCCCTATGCAGGCCCCAAAGCCGTCGCCTTCATCCACACAGACCTCCCGGAACCGCCACCCTCGCTGGCTGTGCAGAG GGACCACCCTCAGCTGAAGACCCCCCCAAGTAAGCTTAATGGGCAGTCCCCAGGCCTGGCCCGGCTGGGGCCAGCTACCGGCCCCCTGGGGCCCTCCGCCAGCCCTGCCCGGCACACACTGGTTAAGAAGGTGTCCGGCGTGGGTGGGACTACGTACGAGATCTCGGTGTGA